In Uranotaenia lowii strain MFRU-FL chromosome 2, ASM2978415v1, whole genome shotgun sequence, one genomic interval encodes:
- the LOC129742041 gene encoding uncharacterized protein LOC129742041, giving the protein MYRQILVHPKDTPLQRIYWRFHSEEPISTYELQTVTYGLTPSSFLATRTLHQLALDEGENYPLGSTALKNDFYMDDYIGGAQTLEDAIETRCQLDNLMAKGGFQLRKYSSNNLKVLEGLEEERIGTKSTLHFDPEEAVKTLGIGWEPGTNQLRFDCTLTITTGSPTKRSILSAISKHFDPLGLTSPVVIRAKMMLQELWQEPCGWDDQVPDKIRTKWGHYCVELPKIFNYKINRYVFLPQAIIQLHTFSDASELAYGACTYARSIDPTGRIKVCLIASKSRVTPLKRMSIPRLELSAALVGARLHRKINNAMKLSVSSSFFWSDSTVTLAWLRSTPGTWQTFVANRVAEIQDLSNGAIWNHVCGSQNPADLVSRGASVEEFLISDLWRCGPNWLKSPEYEWPSSNKPDQDDLIPERRKTVAAVQTTSAVNPFFHDQVSYLRLSRVVAYCLRFAEACRKKRSQDKSARVNRNINALTIIEIVRARKCLARLAQEDRLKAELRELRKGNPVSKHSPLRLLSPFLDSEGIIRVGGRMRHSQQPFHIKHPILLPSSHPYTRLVARYFHLKLFHGGGRVSLAAMRDEYWPIDGRRLLRGIVWNCFRCRRAAPVPGKQKTGQLPIERITASRPFTFTGVDYAGPVYLKLPHRKAAAPKAYISVFVCFATKAVHIELVADLSTNAFLNALRRFIARRGSPTQIYSDQGKNFQGARNDLRELFEMLTEKESIEQISNSCTTLGIQWRMIPPRSPHFGGPWEAAVKVAKKHLFKQLGSSSLSFEDMATVLTQIEACMNSRPLTPMTEIPDDLAILTPGHFLIGMSMSALPDPDVTHIPANKLDHYHRLQEYVQQFWHQWKREYLQELQKESRRTIPNTEFQVGRMVVIVDDFLAPVKWPLGRIIKTIPGKDGLPRVVQLRTSKGITERAITKICMLPYESEMQPERFSSET; this is encoded by the coding sequence ATGTACAGGCAAATACTCGTCCACCCTAAAGACACCCCCTTACAACGAATTTATTGGCGCTTTCATTCCGAGGAACCCATATCCACGTATGAGCTACAAACCGTGACCTACGGGCTCACCCCGTCATCCTTTCTAGCCACCAGAACGCTTCATCAACTGGCTTTAGATGAAGGTGAAAATTATCCTCTTGGTAGTACGGCATTGAAAAACGACTTCTATATGGATGATTATATAGGGGGAGCGCAAACTTTGGAAGATGCCATCGAAACCAGATGCCAGCTAGACAACTTGATGGCCAAGGGCGGGTTTCAGTTGCGGAAATATTCTTCCAACAATCTTAAGGTTCTTGAGGGATTGGAGGAAGAGCGTATCGGAACTAAATCGACATTGCACTTTGACCCCGAAGAAGCAGTCAAAACACTTGGCATCGGTTGGGAGCCCGGAACAAATCAACTGCGTTTTGATTGTACATTGACAATAACAACAGGATCACCAACAAAACGGTCCATACTGTCTGCGATATCGAAGCATTTTGACCCCCTTGGGTTAACTAGTCCAGTAGTAATTCGCGCAAAGATGATGCTGCAGGAATTGTGGCAGGAGCCTTGTGGATGGGACGATCAGGTGCCTGATAAGATCCGAACAAAATGGGGCCATTATTGTGTAGAGTTACCAAAAATCTTCAACTACAAGATCAATCGCTACGTTTTTCTACCGCAAGCTATTATCCAGCTACACACGTTTTCCGACGCATCCGAGCTAGCGTATGGTGCGTGCACCTATGCTCGATCCATCGATCCCACTGGTCGCATTAAAGTTTGTTTGATTGCATCGAAATCTCGAGTGACCCCATTAAAAAGGATGTCGATACCACGATTAGAGCTAAGCGCAGCATTAGTTGGAGCACGCCtacacagaaaaatcaacaatgCCATGAAGTTGTCGGTTTCATCATCCTTCTTTTGGTCTGATTCCACGGTTACACTTGCTTGGTTGCGATCCACCCCAGGAACATGGCAAACCTTCGTTGCGAACCGAGTAGCGGAAATACAAGATCTTAGTAATGGAGCCATATGGAACCACGTATGTGGTAGTCAAAATCCTGCTGACTTGGTTTCGAGAGGGGCGTCTGTTGAAGAGTTTTTGATAAGCGATCTATGGCGTTGTGGTCCGAATTGGTTAAAGTCTCCTGAATATGAATGGCCTTCGTCTAACAAGCCCGATCAAGATGATCTTATTCCTGAGCGGCGTAAAACGGTGGCGGCCGTCCAAACAACATCGGCAGTGAATCCATTTTTTCATGATCAAGTTTCGTACTTGCGCCTGTCACGTGTGGTGGCTTACTGTTTGCGGTTTGCtgaagcgtgtcgaaaaaagaGGTCCCAAGATAAATCTGCAAGGGTAAACAGAAATATTAATGCTCTCACCATTATCGAAATAGTCCGAGCTCGGAAATGTTTAGCTCGATTGGCTCAAGAGGATAGACTGAAAGCAGAATTGAGAGAACTGAGAAAGGGAAACCCCGTATCGAAGCATTCCCCCTTGCGTCTTCTTAGTCCGTTCCTCGATTCTGAAGGTATTATAAGGGTAGGAGGTAGGATGAGACATTCACAGCAGCCTTTCCATATCAAACACCCAATCCTACTCCCCAGTTCCCATCCATACACACGGTTAGTTGCACGGTACTTccatttaaaattgtttcacgGTGGCGGCCGTGTGAGTCTGGCAGCAATGAGAGACGAGTATTGGCCAATCGACGGACGCAGATTGCTTCGAGGAATAGTATGGAATTGCTTTCGCTGCAGACGTGCTGCACCAGTCCCGGGTAAACAAAAAACTGGTCAACTTCCCATCGAAAGAATCACAGCTAGTAGACCGTTCACCTTTACTGGCGTTGATTATGCTGGTCCGGTTTACTTAAAACTCCCTCATAGAAAAGCAGCGGCTCCTAAGGCTTACATCagcgtttttgtttgtttcgcgACAAAAGCCGTGCATATAGAACTTGTCGCTGATCTCTCTACAAACGCTTTTCTAAATGCACTACGAAGATTTATTGCAAGGCGTGGCTCTCCCACGCAAATTTATTCCGATCAAGGTAAAAATTTCCAAGGCGCTAGAAATGACCTTCGAGAACTGTTCGAAATGCTGACGGAAAAGGAGagcattgaacaaatttctaacAGTTGCACGACCCTTGGCATCCAGTGGCGCATGATTCCTCCCCGTTCTCCTCATTTCGGCGGCCCTTGGGAGGCGGCAGTCAAGGTGGCGAAAAAGCATTTGTTCAAACAGCTCGGCAGCTCATCGTTAAGTTTCGAGGATATGGCTACGGTTTTGACGCAGATTGAGGCCTGCATGAACTCTCGCCCGCTTACACCGATGACAGAAATTCCGGATGATCTGGCTATCCTTACACCAGGGCATTTTCTTATTGGGATGTCAATGTCAGCTCTCCCGGATCCTGATGTCACCCATATTCCTGCCAACAAGTTGGATCATTATCACCGATTGCAGGAGTACGTTCAGCAGTTTTGGCATCAATGGAAGCGTGAATACCTACAGGAACTACAGAAGGAAAGCCGTCGCACCATACCAAACACCGAATTCCAGGTCGGGCGCATGGTTGTTATTGTCGACGACTTCCTGGCACCCGTGAAGTGGCCCTTGGGACGTATCATCAAAACCATTCCGGGGAAGGACGGCTTACCAAGAGTCGTACAACTGCGAACGAGCAAAGGAATCACGGAACGGGCAATCACGAAAATATGCATGCTGCCCTACGAAAGTGAGATGCAGCCAGAAAGATTTAGTTCGGAAACTTAG